In Thiospirochaeta perfilievii, a single window of DNA contains:
- a CDS encoding B12-binding domain-containing radical SAM protein encodes MNIILTSVHINKTPDAIPLAPALLKSYLLEDSLNKEIKVDILESTLDKEIEEFATEILRKKPTILGISVYLWNRDFYLELVNYIRTINSELIIIAGGAEVRSSYLKLLKQGINYTIQGEGEETFSKVIKCILNKTDPNEISGVNDNNLILVNDLNTIPSPILNKTIDLTKYDGFLWELSRGCPFSCDFCFESRGAKGVRYYSLERVELELKEIIKQDVPQVFVLDPTFNKDLKRAKTILELILKLNKGTHFHFEVRAELIDREIASLFNKIEASLQIGIQSSHNSVLKLVNRGLDRELFKDKIGILNEHGVTFGLDLIYGLPGDSYEGFKESMEFVLSLQPNHLDIFPLSVLPGTALWDNSEELELNFDKNPPYTVISSPTFSKEDMRKSKLLKESCDFIYNKCKSTGWLLQVTKELKISTIKFIEDFVKWNTNYRKNRELTDIDIIKKYINDSFNPEKFSLICDIINYHSAYSKALLSVKKRTYISKNKLMESVPTLSNSSSFIYFKYPVLDAFDNGLYTISEIKKYFKPSKSNVICWYHLGGEVIFEMYTKRIMTFLNSVNGKISSKLIDRDVDIEFLNFAQESGLLLFT; translated from the coding sequence TTGAATATTATATTAACATCAGTACATATAAATAAGACACCAGATGCAATTCCCCTAGCACCAGCGCTTTTAAAATCATATTTATTAGAGGATTCTTTAAATAAGGAAATTAAGGTAGATATCTTAGAATCAACATTAGATAAGGAGATAGAAGAGTTTGCAACGGAAATTTTGAGAAAAAAGCCTACTATTTTAGGTATTTCTGTCTATTTATGGAACAGAGATTTTTATTTAGAACTTGTTAATTATATTAGAACTATTAACTCCGAACTTATTATTATAGCTGGTGGGGCAGAAGTAAGGTCTAGCTATCTAAAACTGTTAAAACAGGGTATAAACTATACAATCCAAGGAGAGGGAGAGGAGACATTTTCTAAAGTTATAAAATGTATTCTAAATAAAACTGATCCAAATGAAATCTCTGGAGTTAACGATAATAATCTTATTCTAGTTAATGATTTAAATACTATTCCATCTCCAATTCTTAATAAAACTATTGACCTGACAAAATATGATGGCTTTTTATGGGAGTTATCTAGAGGGTGTCCTTTTAGTTGTGACTTCTGTTTTGAATCAAGGGGTGCTAAAGGTGTACGTTATTACAGTTTAGAGAGAGTAGAATTAGAGTTAAAAGAGATTATTAAACAGGATGTACCTCAAGTATTTGTTTTAGATCCTACATTTAATAAGGATTTAAAAAGGGCAAAAACAATTCTTGAATTGATACTAAAATTGAATAAAGGAACACATTTTCATTTTGAAGTTAGAGCAGAGCTTATTGATAGAGAGATAGCATCCCTATTTAACAAGATAGAAGCCTCTTTACAAATAGGAATTCAAAGTTCACATAATAGTGTTCTAAAATTAGTAAATAGAGGTTTAGATAGAGAACTTTTTAAAGATAAAATAGGTATATTAAATGAACATGGTGTAACTTTTGGCCTGGACTTAATATATGGACTTCCTGGGGATAGTTATGAAGGTTTTAAAGAAAGTATGGAATTTGTTTTATCATTGCAACCAAACCATTTAGATATTTTCCCTCTATCTGTATTACCTGGTACAGCTCTTTGGGATAATAGTGAAGAGTTAGAGTTAAACTTTGATAAAAATCCTCCATATACTGTAATTTCATCACCAACATTTAGTAAAGAAGATATGAGAAAATCTAAATTATTAAAAGAGTCTTGTGACTTTATATATAATAAATGTAAAAGTACCGGCTGGTTGTTACAGGTTACTAAAGAGTTAAAAATTAGTACAATCAAATTTATTGAAGATTTTGTTAAATGGAATACTAATTATAGGAAAAATAGAGAATTAACTGATATTGATATTATTAAAAAGTACATTAACGATAGTTTTAATCCTGAAAAATTTTCTCTTATTTGTGATATTATAAATTATCATTCAGCTTACTCTAAAGCGTTACTGAGTGTGAAAAAAAGAACATATATTTCAAAAAATAAGTTAATGGAATCGGTTCCAACTCTATCAAATTCATCTTCATTTATATACTTTAAATACCCAGTTTTAGATGCGTTTGATAACGGTTTATACACCATTTCTGAGATAAAAAAATATTTTAAACCTAGTAAGAGCAATGTTATATGTTGGTATCACTTAGGTGGTGAAGTTATTTTTGAAATGTATACCAAAAGGATTATGACTTTTTTAAATAGTGTAAATGGTAAAATCTCTTCAAAATTAATTGATAGAGATGTTGATATAGAATTTTTAAATTTTGCACAAGAGAGTGGATTATTACTCTTTACTTAA
- a CDS encoding Trp family transcriptional regulator: protein MTDEMSIRALDELSLSLAKIEDKELIKEFLECILTENEISGVTSRWTLVRRLNEGQTQRGIANELGLSLCKITRGSKELKKERSAFKKVIDIYDDILSKE, encoded by the coding sequence ATGACAGATGAAATGAGTATTAGGGCATTAGATGAACTTTCGCTCTCTTTAGCCAAAATTGAAGATAAAGAGTTGATTAAAGAGTTCTTAGAATGCATTTTAACAGAAAATGAGATAAGTGGTGTTACTTCGAGATGGACACTTGTAAGGCGTCTAAACGAAGGACAGACACAGAGGGGTATAGCAAATGAACTAGGACTTAGTCTTTGCAAAATTACCCGAGGTTCAAAAGAGTTAAAAAAAGAGAGGTCAGCTTTTAAAAAAGTAATAGATATATACGATGATATATTAAGTAAAGAGTAA
- a CDS encoding adenylate kinase translates to MNVIFLGPPGSGKGTIASKITKELKIPHISTGDLFRAAIKAENDLGLKIKSIIEAGDLVPDEVTIEVVKRRLDESDTNDGYILDGFPRTPAQAEALGKFSTVDKVIDLSLNDEELIKRLSGRRVCKSCGNSFHVDFVPPKKDGICDDCGGELYTRKDDQIDSIKNRLEVYYSQTEPLKAYYKELGSLCPIDASPAPSEVLKSVLEVLK, encoded by the coding sequence ATGAACGTTATATTCTTAGGCCCTCCAGGCTCTGGAAAAGGAACAATTGCCTCAAAAATTACAAAAGAGTTAAAGATACCACATATATCTACAGGGGATCTTTTTAGAGCTGCAATAAAGGCTGAAAATGATTTAGGTTTAAAAATTAAATCCATCATTGAAGCAGGAGATCTAGTGCCGGACGAGGTTACTATAGAAGTAGTTAAAAGAAGATTAGATGAGTCTGATACAAATGATGGCTACATTCTTGATGGATTTCCAAGAACTCCAGCTCAAGCTGAAGCATTAGGAAAATTTTCTACCGTAGATAAGGTGATTGATCTAAGTTTAAATGATGAAGAACTAATCAAAAGATTATCAGGTAGAAGAGTGTGTAAATCATGTGGTAATAGCTTCCATGTAGATTTTGTTCCGCCTAAAAAAGATGGAATTTGTGATGACTGTGGAGGAGAACTCTACACAAGAAAAGATGATCAAATAGATTCAATCAAAAATAGACTAGAAGTTTATTACTCTCAAACAGAACCATTAAAAGCTTATTATAAAGAGCTTGGTTCTTTATGTCCAATTGATGCTTCTCCTGCACCTTCAGAAGTATTAAAAAGTGTATTAGAAGTTTTAAAATAG
- a CDS encoding Ldh family oxidoreductase — protein sequence MDLKMYDKCKWIDFEVLKDFMIKSLTNVGVPEDQAEIVADVLITSDKRGIDSHGIGRLKPIYIDRIDNGILNPETKVTIIKENKGVAVLDGNNGLGHVVSYKAMNLAIEKAKEYGISMVTVRNSTHYGIAGYYPLMAIKEGMIGITGTNARPSIAPTFGVENMLGTNPFTFGIPTDEEFPFVLDCATSISQRGKIEVYAREGRETPNNWVIDRDGNPMTNSLDILSALTSGKAALNPLGGSGEDGGGYKGYGFATIVEIFSAALQDGKFLKDLSGKDENGDPIPYPLGHFFIVIDPDFFMGRNLFKKIAGTILRSLRESKKSPHEERIYTAGEKEWLAWNLRKDKGCPIPESLELIIKELSQRFSIENPLKDN from the coding sequence ATGGATTTAAAAATGTATGATAAGTGTAAATGGATTGATTTTGAAGTTTTAAAAGATTTTATGATTAAATCTTTAACCAATGTAGGTGTTCCTGAAGATCAAGCTGAAATTGTAGCGGATGTTTTGATAACATCTGACAAACGAGGGATAGACTCCCACGGAATTGGTAGATTGAAGCCAATCTATATTGATAGAATTGATAATGGTATCCTAAACCCAGAAACAAAAGTTACTATTATTAAAGAGAATAAGGGTGTCGCTGTTTTAGATGGAAATAATGGATTAGGACATGTGGTTTCATATAAGGCAATGAATTTAGCTATTGAAAAAGCTAAAGAGTATGGTATTTCTATGGTAACTGTAAGAAATTCGACCCATTATGGTATTGCTGGATACTATCCATTAATGGCTATAAAAGAGGGTATGATTGGAATTACAGGAACCAATGCAAGACCTAGTATAGCTCCTACCTTTGGAGTGGAGAATATGTTAGGAACAAACCCATTTACATTTGGTATTCCAACTGATGAAGAGTTTCCTTTTGTATTAGACTGTGCAACAAGTATAAGCCAAAGGGGAAAAATTGAGGTATATGCAAGAGAAGGGAGAGAGACCCCTAACAATTGGGTAATTGATAGGGATGGGAATCCAATGACTAATAGTCTTGATATTTTATCAGCTCTAACAAGTGGTAAAGCTGCTCTAAATCCCCTAGGAGGTAGTGGTGAAGATGGTGGAGGATATAAAGGTTATGGTTTTGCAACAATAGTTGAAATATTTTCTGCTGCACTACAAGATGGTAAATTTTTAAAAGATTTAAGTGGTAAAGATGAAAATGGAGACCCAATTCCCTACCCTCTTGGTCATTTTTTTATAGTTATTGACCCTGACTTCTTTATGGGAAGAAATTTATTTAAAAAAATTGCTGGAACAATTCTAAGATCCCTTAGAGAGAGTAAAAAATCTCCCCACGAAGAACGTATATATACTGCAGGGGAGAAAGAGTGGTTAGCTTGGAACTTAAGAAAGGATAAAGGTTGTCCTATTCCTGAGTCTTTAGAACTTATTATTAAGGAACTAAGCCAGAGGTTTTCAATAGAAAACCCTTTGAAGGATAACTAG
- a CDS encoding MBL fold metallo-hydrolase, whose product MKKTVITKGITYLEVPEENIRILCGCPENSIKFIMQIGLTQPVDINGFKLVSGPNAILLNDYSILNSHFLNFAEFPLLHHQYFQGASFNGTNEKFILIGNKNRVDDQYEYIRRGLHGLTSLEEILEAGVDVITAERILAIGDYHRGKNKEFNIINKVYLDKKTNIKGDLFVQRLAINKFKFTYNNEEEIIDINLNEFSKGVGLPYKIRNRHIKFDEFSVTTVGDGNGWNSDVPCMGAVINSKGKRFLVDSGPGSLDLIRHLGIMPSEVEGVFVTHSHDDHFAGLLSLLNSENKIKFFSTPLIISSVQKKFQALLNISRNELKRLIDFIELKENMWTNIGEMEVKPNYSFHTIETNIFYFRVKNSDGDWKSYGHITDIISRKDLDYMLEHDQSQKITKDWANLWFNHYLEECDLKRVDAGEVLYMETPTIFLETTQKK is encoded by the coding sequence ATGAAAAAAACTGTAATCACAAAAGGAATTACTTATTTAGAGGTACCAGAAGAGAATATTCGGATTTTATGTGGTTGCCCTGAAAATAGTATTAAATTTATAATGCAGATCGGTTTGACTCAACCTGTTGATATAAATGGCTTTAAACTAGTTAGTGGGCCAAATGCTATATTACTAAATGATTATTCTATTTTAAATTCCCATTTTCTAAACTTTGCAGAATTCCCGCTATTACATCACCAATACTTCCAAGGTGCATCTTTTAATGGTACAAATGAGAAATTTATTCTTATAGGAAATAAGAATAGGGTAGATGATCAATATGAGTATATTAGGAGAGGATTACACGGATTAACCTCATTAGAGGAGATTCTAGAAGCAGGTGTTGATGTTATAACAGCTGAACGAATACTTGCTATTGGAGATTATCATAGAGGTAAAAATAAAGAATTTAATATTATTAATAAGGTTTATCTAGACAAAAAGACCAATATTAAGGGGGATCTGTTTGTCCAACGATTAGCTATTAATAAGTTTAAATTTACATATAATAATGAAGAAGAAATAATTGACATTAATTTAAATGAGTTTTCTAAAGGTGTGGGCCTGCCTTACAAAATACGTAATAGACATATCAAGTTCGATGAGTTTAGTGTCACTACTGTTGGCGATGGGAATGGATGGAATTCAGATGTTCCATGTATGGGAGCAGTCATAAACAGTAAGGGAAAACGATTTTTAGTAGATTCAGGTCCTGGTTCTTTAGATCTAATACGACATTTAGGAATAATGCCATCGGAGGTTGAGGGTGTATTTGTTACCCACTCCCATGATGATCACTTTGCAGGTCTGTTATCCCTATTAAATTCAGAAAATAAGATAAAGTTTTTTTCGACTCCACTTATTATCTCTTCTGTTCAAAAGAAATTCCAAGCCCTATTAAATATTAGTAGAAACGAGTTAAAAAGGCTTATAGATTTTATCGAGTTAAAGGAGAATATGTGGACTAATATTGGGGAGATGGAAGTTAAACCTAACTACTCATTTCATACAATTGAGACAAATATATTTTATTTCAGAGTAAAAAATAGTGATGGTGATTGGAAATCCTATGGACATATAACAGATATAATTTCAAGGAAAGATCTTGATTACATGTTAGAGCATGATCAGAGTCAAAAGATTACTAAGGATTGGGCTAACCTCTGGTTTAATCACTATCTAGAGGAGTGTGATTTAAAAAGAGTTGATGCAGGGGAGGTGTTGTACATGGAGACTCCCACGATTTTTCTGGAGACAACTCAAAAAAAATAA
- the ylqF gene encoding ribosome biogenesis GTPase YlqF has product MQIQWFPGHMNKTINIIKDTLTKVDVIIEILDARVPVSSSNPMITELIGNKPRLVVLNKFDLADPDTTDRWMEYFRNLEHTLPVKVSSKTGYNLDSISKVCKELCHGAKWIDRREVRGMVVGIPNVGKSTIINALSGKKKVAVGNKPGLTRDLQRINITNSLQIYDTPGILWPKFEDKIVGYNLAALGSIKDTILDLVAVSRHAIEYLQLRYSGRLVARYNFDELSDDSYEILLQIGKRRGCLQTGGIIDIDRAVAFFLKDLRDGKLGLLSLEEPDDMIKREELAKEEKFKREEKLRLKKEKRNKRIK; this is encoded by the coding sequence ATGCAAATTCAATGGTTTCCTGGTCACATGAATAAAACCATAAATATAATAAAAGATACATTAACAAAAGTTGATGTAATTATCGAAATTCTAGATGCTAGAGTTCCTGTCTCCAGTAGTAACCCAATGATAACAGAGTTAATTGGAAACAAACCTAGATTAGTTGTTTTAAATAAATTTGACCTTGCTGATCCTGATACTACAGATAGGTGGATGGAATACTTTAGAAATTTAGAACATACACTGCCTGTAAAGGTTTCTAGTAAAACAGGATACAACCTTGATTCTATATCTAAGGTCTGTAAAGAGTTATGTCATGGGGCCAAATGGATTGATAGACGAGAAGTAAGAGGCATGGTTGTTGGTATTCCAAATGTTGGTAAATCTACTATAATCAATGCATTATCTGGTAAAAAAAAGGTAGCAGTAGGTAATAAACCTGGGTTAACTAGGGATCTACAAAGAATAAATATAACTAACTCCTTGCAAATATATGATACACCCGGAATTTTATGGCCTAAATTTGAAGATAAAATCGTTGGGTATAATCTTGCAGCTTTAGGTTCGATAAAAGATACTATACTTGATCTTGTTGCTGTTAGTAGACACGCTATAGAGTATCTTCAGTTAAGATACTCCGGTCGATTAGTAGCTAGATACAATTTTGATGAATTATCCGATGACTCCTATGAAATCCTATTACAAATAGGGAAAAGGAGGGGTTGCTTGCAAACAGGTGGAATCATTGATATTGATAGAGCTGTTGCTTTTTTCCTAAAAGATCTAAGAGATGGAAAGCTTGGTTTGCTATCCCTTGAAGAACCTGATGATATGATAAAAAGGGAAGAGCTTGCAAAGGAAGAAAAGTTTAAAAGAGAAGAGAAGTTAAGACTAAAAAAAGAGAAAAGAAACAAAAGGATAAAGTAG
- the glpK gene encoding glycerol kinase GlpK, with amino-acid sequence MTKYIISLDQGTTSSRSVIINHRGEIVDINQKEIKQYYPKNGWVEEDPLEIYESQIYTLKSCLIKNNILPDQIYSVGITNQRETTILWNKKTGKPVYNAIVWQCKRSSNICDELRNSGYADMIHKITGLILDPYFSATKIKWILDNIDGVRDEAEEGNILFGTVDTWLLWMLTDGQSHYTDVSNASRTMLFNINTKKWDDDLLDILDIPRTILPEIKPTAYHFGNISNSIFEGSIPIHCLIGDQQSALFGQLCTDIGDIKNTYGTGCFTLMNTGEKPVFSNNGLLTTVAWEYDNRCYYAIEGSVFVGGAVIQWIRDELGIIKNASESNTLAKSVQDNNGVIFISTFQGVGTPYWCSNVKAQISGLSRSTKKAHIVRAALESIAFRTMEVINTMELDSEIKISSLKVDGGACRNDFLMEFQSGISNVDIVRPTNTESTALGAAYMAGLYSKFWKDIYELKHLKKTDRTFKPSMDSKTREKRVNEWSKAIKKAIGD; translated from the coding sequence ATGACTAAATATATAATATCCTTAGACCAAGGAACCACAAGTTCACGATCTGTAATTATTAATCATAGAGGTGAAATAGTTGATATAAATCAAAAAGAGATAAAGCAGTATTATCCTAAAAACGGTTGGGTTGAAGAAGATCCTCTAGAGATATATGAATCTCAAATATATACATTAAAGTCTTGTTTAATAAAAAATAACATACTTCCAGATCAAATTTACTCAGTTGGAATAACAAATCAAAGAGAGACAACTATATTATGGAATAAAAAAACTGGAAAACCTGTATATAATGCTATTGTATGGCAGTGTAAAAGAAGTAGTAATATTTGTGATGAGTTAAGAAATTCTGGTTATGCTGATATGATTCATAAAATAACTGGATTAATTCTTGATCCATATTTTTCAGCAACAAAGATAAAATGGATTTTAGATAATATTGATGGAGTTAGAGATGAAGCCGAGGAAGGGAATATCCTTTTTGGAACCGTTGATACCTGGTTATTATGGATGTTAACTGATGGACAAAGTCATTATACAGATGTTTCAAACGCTTCGCGAACAATGCTTTTTAATATTAATACTAAAAAGTGGGATGATGACTTATTAGATATTCTTGACATTCCTAGAACTATTCTCCCAGAGATAAAACCCACTGCTTACCACTTTGGAAATATATCAAATTCTATTTTTGAAGGAAGTATTCCTATCCACTGTCTAATTGGTGATCAACAGTCAGCTCTATTTGGGCAACTATGTACTGATATTGGAGATATAAAAAATACCTATGGGACCGGATGTTTTACATTGATGAATACAGGAGAAAAGCCTGTATTTAGTAACAACGGTCTATTAACAACAGTGGCATGGGAATATGATAATAGATGTTACTACGCAATAGAAGGGAGTGTTTTTGTTGGAGGGGCTGTAATACAGTGGATTAGAGACGAGCTTGGTATTATAAAAAATGCTTCAGAGAGTAATACTTTAGCTAAGTCAGTTCAAGATAATAATGGTGTGATTTTTATTTCTACTTTTCAAGGGGTGGGTACACCATATTGGTGTAGTAATGTAAAGGCGCAAATATCTGGTCTTAGTCGTAGTACAAAAAAAGCTCATATAGTCAGGGCAGCTTTAGAATCTATTGCTTTTAGAACAATGGAAGTTATAAATACAATGGAACTAGATTCAGAAATAAAAATATCCAGTTTGAAAGTTGATGGAGGAGCTTGTAGAAATGATTTTTTAATGGAGTTTCAATCAGGAATTAGTAATGTGGATATAGTACGTCCTACTAACACTGAGTCAACTGCATTAGGAGCGGCTTATATGGCCGGTCTATACTCAAAATTCTGGAAGGATATATATGAACTTAAGCATTTAAAAAAGACTGATAGAACCTTTAAACCCTCTATGGATAGTAAGACTAGGGAAAAAAGAGTTAATGAATGGAGCAAGGCCATAAAAAAAGCAATAGGAGATTAG
- a CDS encoding tetratricopeptide repeat protein has protein sequence MKKYIIFTTMILLLLSCGTRKQDLRDLEVTLNSVNYALESNNSEKIENAIREIEVLLPKFTKHQALRQKKYQLEIKLKRYEDAINTIDSILKIDPNSIDHRITQGILLEIIGKNMESVVVLEKALELLSNRPETITIGAEKRSFIAAINRVMVLKLLKRDKPEDYDNLRLSDAAIKYPSIAKTINLLELGDRDRLINNYR, from the coding sequence ATGAAAAAATATATAATATTTACGACTATGATATTACTTTTATTATCATGTGGAACAAGAAAGCAGGATCTAAGGGATTTAGAAGTAACACTTAACAGTGTAAATTATGCTTTAGAGAGTAATAATAGTGAAAAAATAGAGAATGCAATAAGAGAAATAGAAGTATTGTTACCTAAATTTACAAAACACCAAGCTTTACGTCAAAAAAAATACCAATTAGAAATTAAGTTAAAAAGATATGAGGATGCTATAAACACTATAGATTCAATCTTAAAAATTGATCCTAATAGTATTGATCACAGAATCACCCAAGGTATTTTATTAGAGATTATTGGTAAAAATATGGAGAGTGTTGTTGTTCTTGAAAAAGCATTAGAACTTTTATCAAATAGACCAGAAACTATTACTATTGGAGCAGAAAAGAGATCTTTTATTGCAGCAATCAATCGGGTTATGGTATTAAAACTTTTGAAACGTGACAAACCTGAAGATTATGATAATTTAAGACTCAGCGATGCTGCAATAAAATACCCAAGTATCGCAAAGACAATTAATCTACTTGAATTGGGAGATAGGGATAGATTAATTAACAACTATAGGTGA
- a CDS encoding SlyX family protein: protein MDKKILDLEMKIIYLEDYMMQMNKIIIEQGIKLDKLIEVNSVLQEKIMILEENTKQPLDHTPPPHY, encoded by the coding sequence ATGGATAAAAAAATACTAGATTTAGAGATGAAAATTATATATTTAGAAGATTATATGATGCAAATGAATAAAATTATTATTGAGCAGGGTATTAAGTTGGATAAGTTAATAGAAGTAAATTCTGTTCTACAAGAAAAGATCATGATATTAGAGGAGAATACCAAACAACCTTTAGATCATACTCCTCCACCTCATTATTGA
- a CDS encoding malic enzyme-like NAD(P)-binding protein, which produces MKNLKERALEYHKNGKPGKIEVIPTKLCSSADELSLAYTPGVAEPVLEIDKDKEKAYEYTAKGNLVGVVTNGTAILGLGNRGALASKPVMEGKAVLFKRFADIDCFDIELDTEDPQKIIDTVKLMEPTFGGINLEDIKSPECFIIEKTLIEQCNIPVFHDDQHGTAIITTAGLINASEVAGKKLSDLKVVVNGAGAAGISVAKMFVKAGVRIENLLLCDRNGVIFKDSEDNNSEERSLFAQDTDLRSLEEALVNADVFAGLSAAGALKPEYLEKMANNPIVFAMANPTPEIDYKLAKSTREDVIMATGRSDYPNQINNVLGFPFIFRGALDVRATKISEGMKMAAAKALASLAKEPVPKEVISAYGQSFSFGPNYIVPKPFDPRVIEWASVAVAKAACEEGLAKYPIKDWDLYKQELKERMKKHWK; this is translated from the coding sequence TTGAAAAACCTAAAAGAGAGAGCCTTAGAATATCATAAAAATGGAAAACCTGGAAAAATTGAAGTTATACCTACTAAGTTGTGTAGCAGCGCTGATGAACTTTCATTAGCATACACCCCTGGGGTTGCTGAACCAGTTCTTGAGATTGATAAGGATAAGGAAAAGGCATATGAGTATACAGCAAAAGGAAATCTAGTAGGCGTTGTAACTAATGGTACAGCTATTTTAGGTTTAGGAAATAGAGGGGCACTTGCAAGTAAACCTGTAATGGAAGGTAAGGCTGTCCTTTTTAAACGTTTTGCAGATATAGACTGTTTTGATATTGAATTAGATACTGAGGATCCTCAGAAAATAATTGATACTGTAAAACTTATGGAACCAACTTTTGGTGGTATCAATTTAGAGGATATAAAAAGTCCAGAATGCTTTATTATAGAGAAAACCCTAATAGAACAGTGTAATATACCTGTTTTCCATGATGATCAACATGGGACAGCAATAATAACAACAGCTGGTCTAATTAATGCATCAGAAGTTGCTGGTAAAAAATTAAGTGACCTTAAGGTAGTTGTTAATGGAGCCGGTGCTGCGGGAATTTCTGTTGCAAAAATGTTTGTAAAAGCTGGAGTGAGAATTGAGAATCTACTATTATGCGATAGAAATGGTGTGATATTTAAAGATTCTGAGGATAATAACTCTGAAGAGAGGAGTTTATTTGCACAGGATACAGACTTAAGAAGCTTAGAAGAAGCCTTAGTTAATGCAGATGTTTTTGCAGGACTTAGTGCTGCTGGAGCTTTAAAACCTGAGTACTTAGAAAAAATGGCAAATAATCCTATAGTCTTTGCTATGGCGAACCCTACCCCAGAAATTGATTATAAACTTGCTAAATCTACAAGAGAAGACGTTATTATGGCTACTGGTAGAAGTGATTATCCTAATCAGATTAACAATGTGTTAGGATTCCCATTCATTTTTAGGGGAGCCTTAGATGTTAGAGCTACAAAAATCTCTGAAGGTATGAAGATGGCGGCAGCAAAAGCACTTGCAAGCCTTGCAAAGGAGCCTGTTCCTAAGGAAGTTATATCAGCTTATGGTCAAAGCTTTTCTTTTGGACCTAACTACATTGTACCAAAACCATTTGACCCAAGGGTTATAGAGTGGGCAAGTGTAGCTGTGGCTAAAGCCGCATGTGAAGAAGGTTTGGCGAAATACCCTATAAAAGATTGGGATTTATATAAGCAGGAACTTAAGGAAAGAATGAAGAAACATTGGAAATAA